The Chloroflexota bacterium genome has a window encoding:
- a CDS encoding Gfo/Idh/MocA family oxidoreductase yields MSTFKVKNPKSIGVAFLGVGRMGQTHIQTLAGVRNVQIVVVADPDLAAAELARDMARVDRATTDALGAINDPAVEAVVIVTPTATHASLIEAALRAGKAVWSEKPIALDLAETNRVVTLWRETGLPVQLGFMRRFDPGYVRAKELIASGELGRIEQFRSYSRDTYPPSAAFIRDSGGSFLDMSVHDFDLARFLVGEVEEVSAWGSVLFDDRFGDGGDIDTAVTMLRFRNGALGVVEMSRHSAWGYDIRTEVAGAAGKVVVEAPQKTNATFSRRFGFEGDHYENFPDRFEVAYKLELEAFFAALGEGVTPTPGPEDAFESLRLAVAARLSWRKGRPIRLDDVSAGVPA; encoded by the coding sequence ATGAGCACATTCAAGGTGAAGAACCCGAAGAGCATCGGGGTCGCGTTCCTGGGCGTGGGACGAATGGGGCAAACCCATATCCAGACCCTCGCCGGGGTGCGCAACGTTCAGATCGTCGTCGTCGCCGACCCGGACCTCGCTGCGGCCGAACTCGCACGCGACATGGCGCGTGTGGACCGGGCCACGACGGACGCACTGGGCGCTATCAACGACCCTGCCGTCGAGGCCGTCGTCATCGTCACCCCGACGGCAACGCACGCGAGCCTCATCGAGGCGGCCCTTCGCGCGGGCAAGGCGGTCTGGAGCGAGAAGCCGATTGCCCTCGACCTCGCCGAGACCAACCGCGTGGTCACCCTCTGGCGCGAGACGGGCCTGCCCGTCCAGTTGGGGTTCATGCGACGCTTCGATCCCGGCTACGTCCGCGCGAAGGAGCTCATCGCCTCGGGCGAGCTCGGGCGGATTGAGCAGTTCCGCTCGTACTCGCGGGATACTTATCCGCCGTCGGCGGCCTTCATCCGCGACAGCGGCGGGTCGTTCCTGGACATGAGCGTGCACGACTTCGACCTGGCCAGGTTCCTGGTCGGGGAGGTCGAGGAGGTCTCCGCGTGGGGCAGCGTCCTGTTCGACGACCGGTTCGGCGACGGTGGCGACATCGATACCGCGGTCACGATGCTCCGCTTCCGGAACGGAGCCCTGGGCGTCGTCGAGATGTCGCGCCATTCCGCATGGGGCTACGACATTCGGACCGAGGTGGCCGGCGCGGCAGGCAAGGTCGTCGTCGAGGCGCCCCAGAAGACGAACGCGACCTTTTCGCGGCGGTTCGGGTTCGAGGGCGACCACTACGAAAACTTCCCAGACCGATTCGAGGTCGCCTACAAGCTCGAGCTGGAGGCGTTCTTCGCCGCGCTCGGCGAAGGGGTCACGCCGACGCCAGGCCCAGAGGACGCGTTCGAATCGCTTCGGCTGGCCGTCGCGGCGAGGCTCAGCTGGCGGAAGGGCCGGCCAATCCGGCTGGATGACGTCTCCGCAGGGGTCCCGGCGTGA
- a CDS encoding CehA/McbA family metallohydrolase: MRNATDHQVALRFHAQYAAALPRLPVGRQVFHGLPFDLGPGSTAQRWILVDAPTTIDLGDSGVASHVVVAHLCDAWRDDTGSRPDELAVGHVVPVGEPLARYTVVDRSGRRTSRTIRRRFEINDGILGWGSTAFAAISHLANEVVDWRGPHAVQVPGRYAAAGHSGSLTIMPGTYGANQTGMSDFVPSPTDDALLWLHAIELEAGAEPVALHLGPLAAGRPGSDVIVAAVTLFRGSSNPLARGPRFAVRVDGLAGRPPEVDLGTIIRLRQAPVAPSSPTNANVIVGWGTSRANPDRTPSGASIVDLAIAPDALVDLDGWSVSGRELLAGVPPLDPAGRRSIEVLPAPCVPVEVEIVDRTTGERVPARVRFTAADGRYLPPVGHRDEVNPAFYEDTGGDLILGSSTYAYVPGRFAIELPVGAVEVEVVGGFDRAPHHARLEVDPTMGRLELPLDRTIDLHAGRWVTADTHVHFLAPSTALLQAAAEDVDLVNLLAAQWGDLFTNVTDLPWGSMADPAGRRIVVVGTENRQNVLGHLALLGAHRPVQPFASAGPPEGRMAGALSVLLADWADRCRAAGGLVVAAHFPLPYAEIAADIVAGKIDALETQALAPGLDDPSVLEWYRFLNLGYRLPIVAGTDKMSAEVPIGAVRTYGHLLTDEPLTFDAWAAAVRAGRTFVTSGPILEIAVEGHEPGDVIRVRSGGRLEVTAQARAAQPVITVLELVVNGRVVAATSAAAGSTELGLHETVEVAAGAWIAARSRSGNEISSAFATAMAAHTSPVYVEVRDRPLVPSMEDAAGVEQIIIGARTWVAELAAVADSDERARMVQFFDASLETLRSRGRASLPDATRL, translated from the coding sequence GTGAGGAACGCGACCGACCATCAGGTCGCCCTCCGATTCCATGCCCAGTACGCGGCGGCCCTACCACGTCTGCCTGTCGGGCGGCAGGTGTTCCACGGACTTCCGTTCGACCTCGGGCCCGGCTCGACCGCGCAGCGCTGGATCCTGGTCGACGCGCCGACGACGATCGACCTGGGCGATAGCGGAGTGGCCAGCCACGTCGTCGTCGCCCATCTGTGCGACGCGTGGCGCGACGATACCGGCAGCCGCCCGGACGAGCTCGCGGTGGGTCATGTCGTCCCGGTCGGCGAGCCGCTCGCCCGGTACACCGTGGTGGACCGGTCGGGGCGGAGGACGAGCCGGACGATCAGGCGTCGGTTCGAGATCAACGACGGGATCCTCGGCTGGGGGTCGACCGCGTTCGCGGCGATCAGCCACCTCGCCAATGAGGTCGTCGACTGGCGCGGTCCCCATGCGGTCCAGGTACCCGGGCGTTACGCGGCGGCCGGCCACTCGGGGTCGCTGACGATCATGCCCGGGACTTACGGGGCGAACCAGACCGGTATGTCCGACTTCGTTCCGAGCCCGACCGACGATGCGCTGCTTTGGCTCCACGCGATCGAGCTGGAGGCGGGCGCCGAGCCGGTCGCCCTGCATCTCGGGCCGCTCGCGGCGGGTCGCCCGGGGAGCGACGTGATCGTGGCCGCCGTGACGCTGTTCCGCGGATCGAGCAATCCGCTGGCGCGCGGGCCGCGGTTCGCGGTGCGTGTCGACGGTCTGGCCGGACGCCCCCCGGAGGTCGACCTCGGCACCATCATCCGCTTGCGTCAGGCGCCGGTCGCCCCTTCATCGCCGACGAACGCGAACGTCATCGTGGGTTGGGGAACGTCGCGCGCCAACCCCGACCGCACCCCGTCGGGCGCCAGCATCGTCGACCTGGCGATCGCGCCCGACGCCCTGGTCGACCTCGATGGCTGGAGTGTGTCCGGGCGCGAGCTGCTGGCCGGGGTCCCGCCGCTCGACCCTGCCGGCCGGCGCTCGATCGAGGTCCTGCCCGCACCATGCGTGCCGGTCGAGGTGGAGATCGTCGATCGGACCACTGGCGAACGCGTGCCCGCCCGGGTCCGCTTCACCGCCGCCGATGGTCGCTACCTGCCACCGGTCGGCCACCGCGACGAGGTCAACCCGGCGTTCTACGAAGACACCGGCGGGGACCTGATCCTGGGATCGTCCACGTATGCTTACGTCCCCGGCCGGTTCGCGATCGAGCTGCCGGTCGGCGCGGTAGAGGTCGAGGTCGTTGGAGGATTCGACCGCGCGCCGCATCACGCCCGACTCGAAGTCGATCCGACGATGGGCCGGCTGGAGCTTCCACTCGACCGGACGATCGACCTCCACGCCGGGCGATGGGTCACCGCCGACACGCACGTCCATTTCCTCGCCCCATCGACCGCACTACTCCAGGCGGCGGCGGAGGACGTCGACCTCGTGAATCTGCTGGCTGCCCAGTGGGGCGACCTGTTCACGAACGTCACGGACCTGCCGTGGGGCTCGATGGCCGATCCTGCGGGTCGCCGCATCGTCGTGGTCGGAACCGAAAACCGCCAGAACGTGCTGGGCCACCTGGCGCTGCTCGGTGCCCACCGGCCCGTCCAGCCGTTCGCCAGCGCGGGCCCGCCCGAGGGTCGGATGGCCGGGGCGTTGAGCGTCCTCCTCGCCGACTGGGCCGATCGCTGCCGGGCCGCCGGCGGGCTTGTCGTGGCCGCTCATTTTCCGTTGCCATACGCCGAGATCGCGGCCGACATCGTGGCAGGCAAGATCGACGCCCTCGAGACCCAGGCGCTGGCACCGGGCCTGGACGATCCGTCCGTGCTTGAGTGGTACCGCTTCCTCAACCTCGGCTACCGTCTGCCGATCGTGGCCGGGACGGACAAGATGTCGGCCGAGGTCCCGATCGGTGCCGTCCGGACGTACGGTCACCTGCTCACCGACGAGCCGCTCACGTTCGACGCCTGGGCGGCTGCCGTCCGGGCTGGTCGGACCTTCGTCACGTCCGGCCCGATCCTGGAGATCGCGGTGGAGGGACACGAGCCGGGGGATGTGATCCGCGTCCGGTCGGGTGGTCGCCTCGAGGTCACGGCACAGGCGCGCGCCGCCCAGCCCGTGATCACGGTCCTGGAGCTGGTCGTGAACGGCCGTGTTGTAGCGGCCACCAGCGCGGCGGCAGGATCGACCGAGCTCGGCCTCCACGAAACGGTCGAGGTCGCGGCCGGAGCCTGGATCGCGGCCCGGTCACGCAGCGGGAATGAGATCAGCTCGGCGTTCGCGACCGCCATGGCCGCGCACACCTCGCCCGTCTATGTGGAGGTGCGGGATCGACCTCTCGTCCCGTCGATGGAAGACGCGGCGGGCGTTGAGCAGATCATCATCGGCGCGCGGACCTGGGTCGCCGAGCTGGCCGCGGTGGCAGACTCGGACGAACGTGCCCGGATGGTGCAGTTCTTCGATGCCAGCCTCGAGACCCTCCGCAGCCGGGGGCGTGCATCGCTGCCGGACGCGACCCGGCTCTGA
- the iolB gene encoding 5-deoxy-glucuronate isomerase encodes MTRHVRPVSGPGTLLEITPTSVGWRYLSFRVLSLAPGEAVEGDTAGNESAIVPLRGAGWFAFGGEKHPVSRKDVFTEKPHVAYLPPGTAWSIGAVTAFEVAFGSAPASGLYPARLYAPADLPSFVRGGANVSRGVTCTVDPTFPSERLIAYEILTPSGNWSSFPPHRHDGRSGTSYHEESYYYRLSVTDGFAIQRLYTRDTDLDVSITVADGDLVLVHEGYHTVVAAPGTNAYYLNFLAGDTKPVTQLNDPAYAWITDDWAGRPIPIPLEPTS; translated from the coding sequence GTGACCCGTCACGTGCGCCCCGTGTCGGGTCCAGGGACCCTCCTCGAGATCACGCCGACGAGTGTCGGTTGGCGCTACCTGTCGTTCCGGGTGCTGTCCCTCGCTCCAGGGGAGGCGGTCGAGGGCGATACAGCCGGGAACGAGAGCGCCATCGTCCCGCTCCGCGGCGCAGGCTGGTTCGCCTTCGGCGGCGAGAAGCATCCCGTCTCCCGGAAGGACGTCTTCACGGAGAAGCCCCACGTCGCCTACCTGCCGCCCGGCACGGCATGGTCGATCGGCGCCGTGACTGCCTTCGAAGTCGCGTTCGGCTCCGCACCGGCGTCGGGGCTCTATCCGGCTCGCCTCTATGCGCCCGCCGACCTGCCGAGCTTCGTCCGCGGTGGCGCCAACGTCAGCCGCGGGGTGACCTGCACGGTGGATCCGACGTTCCCGTCGGAACGGCTCATCGCCTACGAGATCCTGACCCCGAGCGGCAACTGGTCGAGCTTCCCGCCTCACAGGCACGATGGGCGGTCCGGCACCAGTTACCACGAGGAGTCGTACTACTACCGCCTGTCCGTGACGGACGGGTTCGCGATCCAGCGTCTGTATACCCGCGACACCGATCTCGACGTCTCGATCACCGTGGCAGACGGGGACTTGGTGCTGGTCCACGAGGGCTACCACACCGTGGTGGCCGCACCGGGCACCAACGCCTACTACCTCAATTTCCTCGCGGGTGACACGAAACCGGTGACCCAGCTCAACGACCCGGCTTACGCGTGGATCACCGATGACTGGGCTGGGCGGCCGATCCCAATCCCGCTCGAGCCCACGTCCTGA